One part of the Theropithecus gelada isolate Dixy chromosome 5, Tgel_1.0, whole genome shotgun sequence genome encodes these proteins:
- the ETFDH gene encoding electron transfer flavoprotein-ubiquinone oxidoreductase, mitochondrial isoform X1: MLVPLAKLSCPAYQCFHALKIKKNYLPLCATRWSSTSTVPRITTHYTIYPRDKDKRWEGVNMERFAEEADVVIVGAGPAGLSAAVRLKQLAAAHEKDIRVCLVEKAAQIGAHTLSGACLDPAAFKELFPDWKEKGAPLNTPVTEDRFGILTEKYRIPVPILPGLPMNNHGNYIVRLGHLVSWMGEQAEALGVEVYPGYAAAEVLFHDDGSVKGIATNDVGIQKDGAPKATFERGLELHAKVTIFAEGCHGHLAKQLYKKFDLRANCEPQTYGIGLKELWVIDEKNWKPGRVDHTVGWPLDRHTYGGSFLYHLNEGEPLVALGLVVGLDYQNPYLSPFREFQRWKHHPSIRPTLEGGKRIAYGARALNEGGFQSIPKLTFPGGLLIGCSPGFMNVPKIKGTHTAMKSGILAAESIFNQLTSENLQSKTIGLHVTEYEDNLKNSWVWKELYSVRNIRPSCHGVLGVYGGMIYTGIFYWILRGMEPWTLKHKGSDFEWLKPAKDCTPIEYPKPDGQISFDLLSSVALSGTNHEHDQPAHLTLRDDSIPVNRNLSIYDGPEQRFCPAGVYEFVPVEQGDGFRLQINAQNCVHCKTCDIKDPSQNINWVVPEGGGGPAYNGM, translated from the exons CATATCAGTGCTTTCATgccttaaaaattaagaaaaattatctaCCTCTGTGTGCTACAAGATGGTCTTCAACTTCTACTGTGCCTCGAATTACTACCCATTATACTATTTATCCCCGGGATAAGGACAAGAGATGGGAAG GAGTGAACATGGAAAGGTTTGCAGAAGAAGCGGATGTTGTAATAGTTGGTGCAGGCCCTGCAGGGCTCTCTGCAGCTGTTCGTCTAAAACAGTTGGCTGCGGCACATGAAAAGGATATCCGTGTGTGTCTAGTGGAGAAAGCTGCCCAGATAGGAGCTCATACTCTCTCAGGGGCTTGCCTTGATCCAGCTGCTTTTAAAGAACTCTTCCCAGACTGGAAAGAGAAGGGA gCTCCACTTAACACTCCTGTAACAGAAGACAGATTTGGAATTTTAACAGAGAAATACAGAATTCCTGTGCCAATTCTTCCAG GGCTTCCAATGAATAATCATGGCAATTACATTGTACGCTTGGGACATTTAGTGAGCTGGATGGGCGAACAAGCAGAAGCCCTTGGTGTTGAAGTATACCCTGGTTATGCAGCTGCTGAG gtCCTTTTTCATGACGATGGTAGTGTAAAAGGAATTGCCACTAACGATGTAGGGATACAAAAGGATGGTGCACCAAAG GCAACATTTGAGAGAGGGCTAGAACTACATGCTAAAGTCACAATTTTTGCAGAAGGTTGCCACGGACATCTAGCCAAGCAACTATATAAGAAGTTTGATTTGAGAGCCAATTGTGAACCTCAGACCTATGGGATTGGACTGAAGGAG ttatgGGTTATTGATGAAAAGAACTGGAAACCTGGGAGAGTAGATCACACAGTTGGTTGGCCCTTGGACAGACATACCTATGGAGGATCTTTCCTCTATCATTTGAATGAAGGTGAACCCCTAGTAGCTCTTGGTCTTGTG gtTGGTCTAGACTATCAGAATCCATATCTGAGTCCATTTAGAGAATTCCAGAGGTGGAAACACCATCCTAGCATTCGGCCAACCTTGGAAGGTGGAAAAAGGATTGCATACGGAGCCAGAGCTCTCAATGAAGGTGGCTTTCAG TCTATACCGAAACTCACCTTTCCTGGTGGTTTACTAATTGGTTGTAGTCCTGGTTTTATGAATGTTCCCAAGATCAAAGGTACTCACACAGCAATGAAAAGTGGAATTTTAGCAGCAGAATCTATTTTTAATCAACTAACTAGTGAAAATCTCCAATCAAAGACAATAG GACTCCATGTAACTGAATATGAAGACAATTTGAAGAACTCCTGGGTATGGAAAGAGCTATATTCTGTTAGAAATATAAGACCGTCTTGCCACGGAGTACTGGGTGTATATGGAGGGATGATTTACACTGGAATCTTTTACTGGATATTGAGAGGAATGGAGCCATGGACTCTGAAACATAAAG GTTCTGACTTTGAATGGCTCAAGCCAGCCAAGGATTGTACACCTATTGAGTATCCAAAACCCGATGGACAGATCAGTTTTGACCTCTTGTCATCTGTGGCTCTGAGTGGTACTAATCATGAACATGACCAGCCGGCACATTTAACCTTAAGAGATGACAGTATACCTGTAAATAGAAATCTGTCGATATATGATGGGCCCGAGCAGCGATTCTGTCCTGCAG gaGTTTATGAATTTGTACCTGTGGAACAAGGTGATGGATTTCGGTTACAGATAAATGCTCAGAACTGTGTGCACTGTAAAACATGTGATATTAAAGATCCAAGTCAGAATATTAACTGGGTGGTACCTGAAGGTGGAGGAGGACCTGCTTACAATGGAATGTAA
- the ETFDH gene encoding electron transfer flavoprotein-ubiquinone oxidoreductase, mitochondrial isoform X2, with protein sequence MLVPLAKLSCPGVNMERFAEEADVVIVGAGPAGLSAAVRLKQLAAAHEKDIRVCLVEKAAQIGAHTLSGACLDPAAFKELFPDWKEKGAPLNTPVTEDRFGILTEKYRIPVPILPGLPMNNHGNYIVRLGHLVSWMGEQAEALGVEVYPGYAAAEVLFHDDGSVKGIATNDVGIQKDGAPKATFERGLELHAKVTIFAEGCHGHLAKQLYKKFDLRANCEPQTYGIGLKELWVIDEKNWKPGRVDHTVGWPLDRHTYGGSFLYHLNEGEPLVALGLVVGLDYQNPYLSPFREFQRWKHHPSIRPTLEGGKRIAYGARALNEGGFQSIPKLTFPGGLLIGCSPGFMNVPKIKGTHTAMKSGILAAESIFNQLTSENLQSKTIGLHVTEYEDNLKNSWVWKELYSVRNIRPSCHGVLGVYGGMIYTGIFYWILRGMEPWTLKHKGSDFEWLKPAKDCTPIEYPKPDGQISFDLLSSVALSGTNHEHDQPAHLTLRDDSIPVNRNLSIYDGPEQRFCPAGVYEFVPVEQGDGFRLQINAQNCVHCKTCDIKDPSQNINWVVPEGGGGPAYNGM encoded by the exons GAGTGAACATGGAAAGGTTTGCAGAAGAAGCGGATGTTGTAATAGTTGGTGCAGGCCCTGCAGGGCTCTCTGCAGCTGTTCGTCTAAAACAGTTGGCTGCGGCACATGAAAAGGATATCCGTGTGTGTCTAGTGGAGAAAGCTGCCCAGATAGGAGCTCATACTCTCTCAGGGGCTTGCCTTGATCCAGCTGCTTTTAAAGAACTCTTCCCAGACTGGAAAGAGAAGGGA gCTCCACTTAACACTCCTGTAACAGAAGACAGATTTGGAATTTTAACAGAGAAATACAGAATTCCTGTGCCAATTCTTCCAG GGCTTCCAATGAATAATCATGGCAATTACATTGTACGCTTGGGACATTTAGTGAGCTGGATGGGCGAACAAGCAGAAGCCCTTGGTGTTGAAGTATACCCTGGTTATGCAGCTGCTGAG gtCCTTTTTCATGACGATGGTAGTGTAAAAGGAATTGCCACTAACGATGTAGGGATACAAAAGGATGGTGCACCAAAG GCAACATTTGAGAGAGGGCTAGAACTACATGCTAAAGTCACAATTTTTGCAGAAGGTTGCCACGGACATCTAGCCAAGCAACTATATAAGAAGTTTGATTTGAGAGCCAATTGTGAACCTCAGACCTATGGGATTGGACTGAAGGAG ttatgGGTTATTGATGAAAAGAACTGGAAACCTGGGAGAGTAGATCACACAGTTGGTTGGCCCTTGGACAGACATACCTATGGAGGATCTTTCCTCTATCATTTGAATGAAGGTGAACCCCTAGTAGCTCTTGGTCTTGTG gtTGGTCTAGACTATCAGAATCCATATCTGAGTCCATTTAGAGAATTCCAGAGGTGGAAACACCATCCTAGCATTCGGCCAACCTTGGAAGGTGGAAAAAGGATTGCATACGGAGCCAGAGCTCTCAATGAAGGTGGCTTTCAG TCTATACCGAAACTCACCTTTCCTGGTGGTTTACTAATTGGTTGTAGTCCTGGTTTTATGAATGTTCCCAAGATCAAAGGTACTCACACAGCAATGAAAAGTGGAATTTTAGCAGCAGAATCTATTTTTAATCAACTAACTAGTGAAAATCTCCAATCAAAGACAATAG GACTCCATGTAACTGAATATGAAGACAATTTGAAGAACTCCTGGGTATGGAAAGAGCTATATTCTGTTAGAAATATAAGACCGTCTTGCCACGGAGTACTGGGTGTATATGGAGGGATGATTTACACTGGAATCTTTTACTGGATATTGAGAGGAATGGAGCCATGGACTCTGAAACATAAAG GTTCTGACTTTGAATGGCTCAAGCCAGCCAAGGATTGTACACCTATTGAGTATCCAAAACCCGATGGACAGATCAGTTTTGACCTCTTGTCATCTGTGGCTCTGAGTGGTACTAATCATGAACATGACCAGCCGGCACATTTAACCTTAAGAGATGACAGTATACCTGTAAATAGAAATCTGTCGATATATGATGGGCCCGAGCAGCGATTCTGTCCTGCAG gaGTTTATGAATTTGTACCTGTGGAACAAGGTGATGGATTTCGGTTACAGATAAATGCTCAGAACTGTGTGCACTGTAAAACATGTGATATTAAAGATCCAAGTCAGAATATTAACTGGGTGGTACCTGAAGGTGGAGGAGGACCTGCTTACAATGGAATGTAA
- the PPID gene encoding peptidyl-prolyl cis-trans isomerase D codes for MSHPSPQVKPSNPSNPRVFFDVDIGGERVGRIVLELFADIVPKTAENFRALCTGEKGIGPTTGKPLHFKGCPFHRIIKKFMIQGGDFSNQNGTGGESIYGEKFEDENFHYKHDQEGLLSMANAGRNTNGSQFFITTVPTPHLDGKHVVFGQVIKGIGVTRILENVEVKGEKPAKLCIIAECGELKEGDDWGIFPKDGSGDSHPDFPEDADVDLKDVDKILLITEDLKNIGNTFFKSQNWEMAIKKYAKVLRYVDSSKAVIETADRAKLQPIALSCVLNIGACKLKMSNWQGAIDSCLEALEIDPSNTKALYRRAQGWQGLKEYDQALADLKKAQEIAPEDKAIQAELLKVKQKIKAQKDKEKAVYAKMFA; via the exons ttggTCGAATTGTCTTAGAATTGTTCGCAGATATTGTACCCAAAACTGCGGAAAATTTTCGTGCACTGTGTACAGGAGAAAAAGGCATTGGACCCACGACTGGGAAACCTCTCCATTTCAAAGGATGCCCTTTTCATCGAA TTATTAAGAAATTTATGATTCAGGGTGGAGACTTCTCAAATCAGAATGGGACAGGTGGAGAAAGTATTTATGGTGAAAAATTTGAAGATGAAAATTTCCACTATAAG CATGATCAGGAGGGTTTACTGAGCATGGCAAACGCAGGCCGCAACACAAATGGTTCTCAGTTTTTTATCACAACAGTTCCAACTCCTCATTTGGATGggaaacatgtggtgtttggccaAGTAATTAAAGGAATAGGAGTGACAAGGATAttggaaaatgtggaagtgaaaGGTGAAAAACCTGCTAAA TTGTGCATTATTGCAGAATGTGGAGAATTGAAGGAAGGAGATGACTGGGGAATATTCCCAAAAGATGGCTCTGGCGACAGTCATCCAGATTTCCCTGAGGATGCGGATGTAGATTTAAAAGAT gtagataaaattttattaataacagaagacttaaaaaatattggaaatacTTTTTTCAAATCCCAGAACTGGGAGATGGCcattaaaaaatatgcaaaagtttTAAG ATACGTGGACAGTTCAAAGGCTGTTATTGAGACAGCAGATAGAGCCAAGCTGCAACCTATAGCTTTAAGCTGTGTACTGAATATTGGTGCTTGTAAACTGAAGATGTCAAATTGGCAGGGAGCAATTGACAGTTGTTTGGAG GCTCTTGAAATAGACCCATCAAATACCAAAGCATTGTACCGCAGAGCTCAAGGATGGCAAGGATTAAAAGAATATGATCAAGCATTG GCTGATCTTAAGAAAGCACAGGAGATAGCACCAGAAGATAAAG cTATCCAGGCAGAACTGCTGAAAGTCAAACAAAAGAtaaaggcacagaaagataaagagaaggcAGTATATGCAAAAATGTTTGCTTAG